TCGCACTCGATCTCGATCGCGGCGGCGCCGTGAACGAACCGCAGTCTTCGCGCCTCGCCGACCGCGCGCCGCGTCGCGGCGGGCAGCGGGTCGCGCAGTGAGTCGAAGGCCAGCGTGAGCCACGCCGCGGGCCCGGACGTCGAGGCCACGGGGGCGGGCCGCGTGGCGAAGACCTCGATCGCCCGGCGATGAAATGCTTCGGGGACCGCTTCGAGCTGGTCCCCGCGCATGCGCTCCAGCAGAGCGCCCAGGGTTCGCAGGCGCTCGCGACAGCTCGGACAGGGCATGCCGAGATGTTCCTCGGCTGCCCTGCGCGCACTCGCGCCGAGGCGATCCTCGAGCAGATCGACGAGCCGCTCGGTCGAAAGATGGCTGGGACGCCGCCGGTCACTCGGCATGAATGCGGCCCCTCCTTCGTCGGGGTAGGCTGCGAGTCCCGCCCGGCCGCGGGCGCGGCCGGAGTCGGGGAGGTCTCTCTCCCGGAGAGGTGTGCCGGGGTGCGGCGGTGATACTCGGGCCCGGCTCTCGCAGCGCGGCGAACGCGCGCTCCAGCTTCTCGATGCATCGCGCGCGGGTGGGGCCGATCGAGCCCACCGGCATCCCGAGGTCGCGCGAGATTTCGGCGTAGTCGGGCGCCGGCTCTCGGTAATAGAGCGCTTCCAGCAGCGATCGACAGCGCGCCGCGAGCGCGGCGAGCGCCAGTCGGACCAGGGTCTGCTCCTCGAGGGTCTCGAGCTCCACCGGGGCCGGCTCGCGCGGGTCGGCGAGCTCAGGCCGCTCCTCGGGTAACGTGTCTTCGCGCGCCCGCTCGCGCCGGCGCCTGAGTGCCGTGGCCAGCGCGATGCGATCGGTGGTGCTCGAGAGCCAGCGGCACAGGGCGCGGGCGTCCCGCATGCGCGGCAGGCCCCGGACCAGCGCCGCGAACACCTCCTGGAAGACGTCGGCGAGATCCTCGTCGGAGAGCCGGTAGCCGCGCGCTACCGCGTAGACCAGGCGCTCGTAGCGCCGCACCAGTGCGGACCACGCCCGCTGATCGCCCTGAACGCAGCGTGCGACCAGGCGGGCGTCGAGCTCGGGGTCGAGTGCGGGGCGGAGGCCGAATCGCATGGGCGACACAAGTCTAGCCCCGAGCCTCGGCGGGTGTCTCCCCGCGGGGGAATCCTGGCACCAGGTATCAGGCCGGCGGCCGGCCCCACCTCTGATCGTGAATCGGGGTCGCCGACCCGCGGCGATCCGGGAACTCTCGACGGAAAGCGGTTCGATGCGCGTTCTGGTTCTCTGCGCGGATCCCTCGGTGCCCTTGGGCGGCACTCGTGGCGGCTCGGCACACATGCGCGCCGTGGCTGCGGCGTTGCTGCGGGCGGGGCATCTGGTGGACTGCGCGGTGGCGGCGCTCGGCGACCGCAGCGAGCTGGCCAAGCTCCAGTCGCGCGGGATTTCGCTTCACTCGCTCGACTCGCGCGGCGGGCGATCCACCATGGATCGCCTGATGGCCACGAGCCGTCCGGATCTGGTGATCGAGCGCCTCGCTCCGCAGTCGCCGCATGGCGCCGAATCCGCCGCCGCCGCCGGCGTCGCGCACGTCTACAAAGTCGCGGCCCTTCCAGGTGACGAGGAAGTCGTGTCGAGCCCTCTCGCCCGGCTCGAGGAACCCGGCCAGAGCCTGCGCCGCGGCTTCGCCGCGAGTCGCGGCGCGGTGGTGGCGTCCGAAGAACTGGCGGGCTGGGTGCGCGGGCTCGCTCCCGACAATTTTCCGATCACGGTGATTCCGAACGTCGCCGATCCGCAATTGTTCGAAGCCCCGACCGAAGCCGACCTCAGCTGGGCGCACACCGTCGCCGCCGCGCAGCACGGCGAGTTCGTGATCGGCTTCGCCGGCTCGTTCAAGCCCTGGCACGATCTCGAAACGCTCGTCCACGCGGTGGCGATGTTCCAGTCGCGCTTCTCCGCCCGCCTCCTGCTGATCGGCGACGGGCCCCAGCGCACCGCCCTGCTCGCGCTCACCCATCAGCACCGGATCCCCACCGTGTTCCCGGGCAATGTCCGAGATCGCGAGATGCGTGCGCTGCTCGAGTGCTGCGACGTGGTCGCCATGCCCTACGCGCGCTCGGGCGCCGACTTCTCGCCGATCCGGCTGGTCGAGGCCATGGCCTCGGGCCGTCCGATCGTGGCCACCGAGACCGGCTCCACCCGGCGAGTGCTGGCCGAGGGGGCGAGTGGCATGCTGGTGCCGGCGGGCGATCCATCGGCGATGGCGCGTGCCTTCGAGCGACTCGCCACCCAATCCACGCTGCGCCAGCACCTCGCCGAGTCGGCGCGGCGCCGCGCCTCGCACTACTACGCGTGGGACGTCGCGGTGGAGCGCGTGCTCGCCTTCGCCGGCGCCCGCCGGCTCGGCGCCGAAAACTGCGCCTGACCCCCGCTTCGCTCGCGTAGCCCCGCGTCGGCCATGGTTCGAGGGTGCGGACCCCGAGAACCGCCGACCGGGGCGCGCGAGGATGTCAAACCTCGCCGCGGGAGGCGCTTCGGCCGCGCGTGCCTTCATTTCCCCCTTGGCGCGGACGCCCGTTTCGGCTACTAACTCTCTGTCGCAGTCGGCCTTTGGCCGGACGCCCCCCGGCTCTCGACGCGCTCAACCTCAAGGAGGAGGCTCATGCAGCTGTCGGCAGCACGTGTCCGGGTCACGATCTCCGCCGTGATCCTCGCGACACAACTCGCGAACTGCCTCGCTCCGGCGCTCGCGTTCGCGCAGAGTTCGAGCGGTTCCAGCAACGTTCAGCGCGGCCAGGAGTACTACGAGCAGAGCCGTTTCGATGAAGCCATCAGCCTGCTCAAGGACCTGGTGGATCGCGGCGCTCTCACCGGAGAAGACCTCCAGCGCGCGCGCGAGCTGCTGGCGCGCTCCTACGTGAAGAAGGGCTATCCGGTCCAGGGCAAGGAGATGTTCAAGGCGATCCTGCGGAGCAATCCGTCGTGGCGCCCGGACCCGATCCGCGTGCCGCCCGACGAGACCGCGGTGTTCGATCAGGCGCTCAAGGAATTCCAGGCCGAGGGAAGCGGAACGCCGGCGCCGGCCGACACCAGCAAGGTGGCAACGCCGCCGACGCCCGCTCCGCCCACCACTGCGCCTGCGCCTCCCAAGGCGACGCCGACGCCGGCCTCGACCGTAGTGCCCGGGGCGGCCACCGAGACCAAGGAAAAGAAGAAGTCTTCCAAGACGCTCTGGTACGTGCTCGGGGGCGCGGTGCTGATCGGTGGCATCGCCGCCGCGGCGGGCGGTGGTGGGGGAGGCGGTGGCAGCACGCCGGCCCCGGCCAGCCCGCTCCCCACGTTCCCCACACCGCCCGGCCCGTGACGCGCTCGTCGCTCCGGACCGTGCCCGAATCAGGATTTTCTGAACTCGCCCACCCCCATCGGGAGGAACCGATGAACAAGCTCGTCCGTGGAGTGCTTCTGATAGCAGTGATGTTGCTGATCTCGCTCGGCGTGTCGTTCGCTGGAGTGATCGTGGCGCCGACCGGCATTCCCTACCAGGGCCGCCTCACGGACGCCGGCGGCGCGCCGGTGAATGGAGCGAAGACCCTCACGCTCACGCTCTACAACTCCGGGAACACGGTCATCTATCAGGAGACCCAGAACGTCACGGTGAC
This genomic stretch from Candidatus Sulfotelmatobacter sp. harbors:
- a CDS encoding sigma-70 family RNA polymerase sigma factor, with product MRFGLRPALDPELDARLVARCVQGDQRAWSALVRRYERLVYAVARGYRLSDEDLADVFQEVFAALVRGLPRMRDARALCRWLSSTTDRIALATALRRRRERAREDTLPEERPELADPREPAPVELETLEEQTLVRLALAALAARCRSLLEALYYREPAPDYAEISRDLGMPVGSIGPTRARCIEKLERAFAALREPGPSITAAPRHTSPGERPPRLRPRPRPGGTRSLPRRRRGRIHAE
- a CDS encoding glycosyltransferase family 4 protein; translation: MRVLVLCADPSVPLGGTRGGSAHMRAVAAALLRAGHLVDCAVAALGDRSELAKLQSRGISLHSLDSRGGRSTMDRLMATSRPDLVIERLAPQSPHGAESAAAAGVAHVYKVAALPGDEEVVSSPLARLEEPGQSLRRGFAASRGAVVASEELAGWVRGLAPDNFPITVIPNVADPQLFEAPTEADLSWAHTVAAAQHGEFVIGFAGSFKPWHDLETLVHAVAMFQSRFSARLLLIGDGPQRTALLALTHQHRIPTVFPGNVRDREMRALLECCDVVAMPYARSGADFSPIRLVEAMASGRPIVATETGSTRRVLAEGASGMLVPAGDPSAMARAFERLATQSTLRQHLAESARRRASHYYAWDVAVERVLAFAGARRLGAENCA